The following DNA comes from Methanobrevibacter ruminantium.
ATTAGCCCCCATCCAAATATGAAACAGAATATGTAAGCGAATACAGTTTCGGCTATAAGTGACCTAAGCACGGTAATGATAAAGGAGTATATTCCTTTTCCCACTCCTTGAAACATCATTGAAGACATTATACCGTGAGGAATGGCAAGCACAAATAGGCTTAAAACGCTTATTGCAGTTGCTATCTGTGGTGCAAGGGCCGCACTTGCAGATGTGTAACTGAAAGCCCCTGCTATTTGATTGGAGAATAATACCATGATAGCCCCAAGTGCAATTGATATGGCAAATCCTATTTTTATTGAGTAGCTATGTCCTGTCTTTAGGTTTTCATAATTGTGGGCACCATAAGCCACTCCAGTTACTGTAAGCACAGCTGTACCAATACCTATCAATGGAATCATGGTTAGTTGCACAATTCTCATGGATGCTGTATAAACTGCCACAGCACTTGTTCCTGCTACAATCACGAGCATGGAATTGATTATTATTGCAAGAGCTGAAAAGATCACGTTTTCAAGTGTGGATGGAATTGCTACCTGAAGGGAGTCTAAAATAATTTTAGTGCTATAATGAAAGTTTTTAGGGCTTAAATCAAGGAATAAATCTTTTTTACCCCATATCCAATAACTCATAACTAATACTGATATTGTACATGATATTATGGTTGCCCATGCAGCTCCGGTTATTCCAAAATTCAGATAGTAAATGAATATTGGATCCAATATTATATTTAATATGGCTGTTACAGCAATTGCTATGGTTGCTCTTCTCATATCCCCTTCGGACCGGAATATTGCAGATTCCACTCCAGAAAAAACGAATATGAAAAGGAATCCGAATATGATGTACCCATAATCAAGAGCATATTGAATTGAATCTCCTGCTCCCATAAGTTCGAGAATAGGCACCATTGCACCAATCATGATGAATGTGAATATTGCACTTACAATAATTGACAGTAAAATTGCATGAAGGCCTGCATTGTTTGCCTCGGAAAAGTCATTTGCACCAATGTAACGTGCAATGAGTGAATTGGCACCGGCCCCTATACCGTTTCCAAGTCCTACAAGTATGGTGAATAGAGGAGTAATAAATCCTATTGCTGCCAATGCGTCTGCACCAAGGCCTGCAACCCATATGCTGTCTGCTATGTTATACATCATGATTAAAAGCATTGAGATCATCATGGGGACACTTAGCTTTCTTATAGCCCTTTTAGGGTCCCCAGTAATCATTTTAATATTATCATTCTTTTCTACATTTTCTGACATAATGTTCCCCTTACAAATTTTTATATCTTCTTATTTTCTAATTCTATTTATTCTTAATGATCTTTAATTTTTATGTAGTTATTAATTCACTGATTAGAGATATTTCAACTCTTTTGGCTTACTTGCTGTTTTTTATTTCCATATTCAAAGATATTGTTTTTATAGCAGTATCCTTCAAAAACTCTTGCAATACCCTTTTTTCTTCATCATCCACTTCCTTGAATATCTCATTTTCCCAATCATCTAGAATTTTCAATGATTCTTCAATCACATATTCTCCTTTTGAGGTTAAAGAAATTTTATTTTGACGTCTGTTGTTTTCATCAATTTCCTTTACAATAAGTTCCTTGTCTTCTAATTTTCTTAAGGATCTTGCTACGGAACCTTTATCGACATTGCATCTTTTAGCTATTTCGTCTTGGTTTATTCCGTTGGAGCATTTTATTTCAAATAGTGTATGTAATTGTGAAGCGTTTATGTTCAAATCTTCTAGGCGGTGATTCAAATAAAAGATATGGCCTCTTGCAATTATTGTAATGAGCTTTCCAAGTGGAAATTCCAACGCATTCTTTTCTTTAAATTTTTCCAAAGACATATTCTCTCCCAATTCCTTTTGAGAATCATTTATCTTTTTTTTCTGTTTTTTAATAGGTTTTTTAATATTAAAATCAATAAGCATTTTTATATTATGGATTTCATGGTATATAAACTGTT
Coding sequences within:
- a CDS encoding MarR family winged helix-turn-helix transcriptional regulator; translation: MSLEKFKEKNALEFPLGKLITIIARGHIFYLNHRLEDLNINASQLHTLFEIKCSNGINQDEIAKRCNVDKGSVARSLRKLEDKELIVKEIDENNRRQNKISLTSKGEYVIEESLKILDDWENEIFKEVDDEEKRVLQEFLKDTAIKTISLNMEIKNSK
- a CDS encoding MATE family efflux transporter, producing the protein MSENVEKNDNIKMITGDPKRAIRKLSVPMMISMLLIMMYNIADSIWVAGLGADALAAIGFITPLFTILVGLGNGIGAGANSLIARYIGANDFSEANNAGLHAILLSIIVSAIFTFIMIGAMVPILELMGAGDSIQYALDYGYIIFGFLFIFVFSGVESAIFRSEGDMRRATIAIAVTAILNIILDPIFIYYLNFGITGAAWATIISCTISVLVMSYWIWGKKDLFLDLSPKNFHYSTKIILDSLQVAIPSTLENVIFSALAIIINSMLVIVAGTSAVAVYTASMRIVQLTMIPLIGIGTAVLTVTGVAYGAHNYENLKTGHSYSIKIGFAISIALGAIMVLFSNQIAGAFSYTSASAALAPQIATAISVLSLFVLAIPHGIMSSMMFQGVGKGIYSFIITVLRSLIAETVFAYIFCFIFGWGLIGIYAGVVFGCFVGGTVGYIWAKFFIHKFKGICEDRYGSIETQ